In Arcobacter sp. CECT 8983, the DNA window GTAAATGACCAAGAAGTAGAAAATAAATTAAGACTTGCAGGAGCTGATTTTACAATAAATTCAAATGAGATAAGTGCATATGTTGCAGGAGAATATATTGGACAACCAGTTGCATTTGAAGCAGTAGATGGTATTTTATTAAATGATGAACTTTCTGCTGAAGTTGATGAGATAGAAATTGTTGAAGAGATGGATATTATTGATAAAAGTATAAATTTAATCAACTTTGAAAACTATAATTTAACTCTAATTGGTATAATAAATAATTCAAATAGATATAATTTTATTTTTAATCCTATAAATGTAAATTATACGCTAAAAGAAAAAGATATATTAATTGTAATTGGTTTTAAAGAATCACTAAAAGATTTAAGAAGTGACTTATTATCAAAAAAATTTAAAAGAGAAAAATGAAAAAAAGTGTTGTTATCTATGGATATTCTATATTAGGATCTAAAATAGCAAAAGTCTTAGAAGAAAAGGCTTATAAAATTATTATAATAAGTTTTGAAGAAGAACAAATTATTAAAGCTAAAAAAGATGGATATGAAGTTATAACTTCAACACTTTTAAATGATAATGAATTAATAGAAATTGGAATTGGTAAAAATGTTGATTCTTTATTTTGTGTTAGCAATAGTAATAAACACAACCTTTTTGTAACTTTATCAGCTAGAAATCTAGATAAAAATTTAAAAATTATTTCAACTTCAAAAACAAAAGCCGAAGCAAAAAAACTAATAATTGCTGGTGCCACAAAAATATTAAATCCAAATGAACTTACAGCTCAAAGAATATTTAGATATATGACTAAACCTTTGATGTTAAAAGTTTTAGATGAAATTTTATTTAGTAAATCAGATTTAAATATTTCAGAAATATATGTAAAAAAAGATTCTATTTTAAATGGAAAACTTTTAAAAGATATAACTATTCATAAAAAGTACAATATTTTACTTATTGGTACAATGGATAAAGAATTAGGGGAGAAGTTTATTTTTAATTCAAAAGGAATAAATCATAAAATTGATGAAGGAGATATATTGGTTGTAGTTGGTCAAAGTACTGAACTAAATAAGTTCAGAAAGTCTATAGGGGGAGTTGAAGTATGATGCAATTTAACTTTTTTTTAAAGTTATTAAAAGAGTCATTTAGGGATTTATTACCAATAATAATAGTTATCTTATTCTTTCAATTAGCTATTATTCAAGCAGTACCAGAAGGTTGGGTATCTACTGCTATTGGTTTAGGTATAGTAGGAGTTGGACTTGCGATTTTCTTACAAGGTCTAGAAATAGGAATATTTCCTATTGGAGAAGGATTAGCTAGAGACTTTGCAAAAAATGGTTCAATGGTTTGGGTTCTTATTTTTGGATTTTTAATTGGTTTTGGTACAACAATAGCAGAACCAGCACTTGCTGTAATTGCCGATAAAGCAGCATCTATTTCAAGTGGTAGAATTGATGCTACTATTTTAAGATTAGTTGTTGCAGGTTCAGTTGGTTTTGCAATTCTTCTTGGTGTATTTAGAATCTATAAAGGTCACGGAATTCACTATTATATTATCGCAGGATATATTTTAGTTGTAGGTGTAACATTTTTTGCTCCAAAAGAGATTATTGGTTTAGCCTATGATTTAGGTGGAGTAACTACATCAACGGTAACTGTACCTTTAGTTGCTGCACTTGGAATTGGATTAGCATCTTCAATTAAAGGAAGAAATCCTGTAATTGATGGTTTTGGTTTAATTGCTTTTGCTTCATTAACTCCAATGATATTTGTACAAATTTATGGAATTGCAGTTTATAATCTTGTGGATGCTAAAGAAGTTGCACAAGTTGTTATTGAAGCTAATGTATCAGTTTCTACTACTATAACTATTGAGTCTATAATTCATGGCTTAGGCTCTGTTATAAAAGATGTTGCTCCTATTTTATTAATTATTCTATTTTTCCAATATGGAGTAATTAAAAAAAGAATTGATAACTTAAAAACAGTAATATTTGGATTCGCATTAGTAGTTGTTGGTTTATATGCTTTTATCCTTGGGTTAGAAATGGGATTATTCACCCTTGGTGAAACAATGGCTTACCAACTTACAAAAAGAGATTCTGTTTTTGTAATTTATGCTTTTGCTTTTGCTATTGGTTTTTCAACAACAATGGCAGAACCAGCACTTATGGCTATTGCAAAAAAAGCAAAAGAGATAAGTGATGGTAAAATCAACGATTTTGCTTTAAGAATTTTTGTTGCTTTTGGTGTTGCAATAGGTATTGCTCTTGGTGCATTTAGAATTGTTGATGGTGGACATATTCACTACTATATTATTTTTGGATATATATTAGTTATTACATTAACGTGGTTTGCACCAAAATATATTATTCCAATCGCTTATGATAGTGGTGGGGTTACAACTTCAACTGTAACAGTTCCACTTGTTGCTGCACTTGGTATTGGACTTGCAACAAATATTGAAGGTAGAAGTCCTTTAATTGATGGTTTTGGGCTTATAGCTTTTGCTTCACTTTTTCCAATGATAACAGTTATGCTATATGGAATTATCACTGAAAAACTTGGTGTTAAATCTGATACTGAAATAGAAGCTGCAAATATCTTAAAAGATGCACTTATTGACGCAGAAAATATGGATTTAGCAACTGTAAATATTGATGGAAGTGATAGAAGACACTCTTTACCAATGGACTTCTCAGCTGTTGTAATTATTGTACCAAAAGATAAAAAAATTGATGCAATTCAAGCTGCAAATAAAGCAGGTGCTCCTGGTGTTACAGTTCTTAGAGCAGATGGAATTGGTTTAGGACAAATTGATAACTTCTATAGAACATCATTTGAAGCTAATGATGCCTTATTACTATTCTTATTACCTCAAAGTTTAGTAAACCCAGTTATTAAATCTATTATTCATTCTTTACATATTACTACAACAGGAAAAGGTATAGCTTTTGCTTTCCCATTAACTCATATGAAAGGGATTAGTTTAAGTAGGCATGACATTTTTGTAAATAGAAAAGATCATAAAAATCCTGAAAATGATGTAGAAAAACTAATCAAAGAAGAAGAAGAGAAAGTATTAGAAAAAATTAAAGAACACAAAAAAGTAGCCAATGAAGAGTCTTAATAGTTTGGAAGAAACTAAAAATATAATAAGTACAGTTGATGCTGTACTTATATATTTTTCAGGTGAAAATTGTTCAGTATGCAAAGCACTTAAACCTAAAATAGAACAACAAGTAAATCTTCACTTACCTAAAATTGAAACTTATGAAGTAAAAGCTGACATTTATAAAGAGATAGCAAGCAATTTTTCGGTATTTTCTATACCAACTATTTTGGTATTTTTTGACTCAAAAGAGTTTAAAAGAGAGGGAAGGAATATCTCTGTTTTAAATTTTATAGAGGAGTTAAAAAGACCATACAATTTATTTATGGATTAGGAAGTATGAAAAAAACGCTTTTAATATTCTTAGTAGTATTTATTGTAATACAATTTATACAAACAGATAAAATAAATAGTGAAACAAACCCCAATTTAGAGATGAAGACTCCATCAGAAATAAAAACTATCTTTAAATCTGCTTGTTATGATTGTCACTCTAATTCTACAAATTGGCCTTGGTATTCACATATTGCTCCTTTTTCTTGGATAATTGATTCTCATGTTACAAATGGTAGAAAAGCACTTAATTTCTCAATTTGGGAAACATACAGTGATGAGAAAAAAGAAGAAAAAATGAAAGCTATTTTTAGAACAGCATATGCTTCTATGCCATTAGCTTCATATATAAAAGCTCATGAAGATGCAAATTTAACAAGAGAACAAAGAACATTAATTAGAGACTGGACTGGAGTGAAAAAATAGTTTTGAGAGAAGAAGTTCAAGCCTTATTAGACGAAAAGAAAACCTTACTTACCATTACTTACTTTAAGCTTCAACGGCTTTTTGAAAAAAAGTATGGAGAAAATACTGTAGTACTTATGGAAATAGGTACCTTTTTTGAAGTATATGAAGTAAATAATGATGAAGAACAAATAGGGAAAGCTAAAGAGATAGCTGAACTATTAAATATTCAATTAACTAGAAAAAATAAATCTATTTTAGAAAACTCTGCTGAAAACCCAATTATGGCAGGAGTACCTGCAATCTCTTTAGAAAAACATCTTGCAAGAATCATTGCAGAACAAAAGTACACAGTAGTAATCATAAGACAAAAAGGACTTCCTCCAAAAGTATCTAGATACCTTGATACAGTTGTAAGTCCAGGTACTAACTTTGATTTTGTACTTGACCAAGATGAAAATAATATCACTTCCCTTGTTGTAGATCAAATAAAAGGTATTTATCTAGTAGGTTATTCTGCAATTGATGTAACAACAGGAAAGTGCTATTACAATGAAGTACATGGTACAAGTGAAGATAAATTTTATGCATTAGATGAAGTATTTAATTATATGAATATGCATCGTACAAATGAAGTAGTCATAACTTTTGCAGATAAAAATATAAATCAAAAAGAGGTAATAGATTACCTAGAATTAAAATTAAAGACTTTTCATATTGGAACATTTATTCCAAAGATTAATTATCAAAATGAACTGTTTAAAAATGTTTTTGCAGTAGAATCATTACTTACGGCAATTGAACATCTTGATATGGAAAGAGTTCCCCTTAGTTCTCAAAGTTTAGCAATACTTATTGATTTTGTTATAGGGCATGATTCAAATATTGTTCAAAAGCTTTCACTTCCAATAAAACTTGATGTTTCAAAATATATTTACTTAGGAAACAATGCATTAGAGCAATTAAATATTATAGAGACTTCTCACAATCCAAGTTTGATAAAACTTATTAACAATACGTCAACTGCAATGGGAAAAAGACTTTTAAAAGAAAGACTTACTCATCCTGTAAAAGATAGTAAAGAGTTATTAAGAAGGTTTGCTTTATCAAAAGAGTTATTTGATTATCATGGACCTATTGAAAATGAATTAGCAAATATTTATGATATAGAAAGACTAACAAGAAGAATAAAACTTGCAAGACTTCATCCTTTTGAATTAAACTATTTATATGACTCTTTACTTAGTATAAAAGAAGTAGTAGCCTTCATGGAAAACTATAAGTTTATAACTCCACCTTGTAGTTTGGCTCAACTTCAAATGTTTATAGATTCTATTGAATCAACTTTTGATTTAGCTATTTCTGGAAAATATATGCTTAAAGATGTTGAGTCAAATATGGTTTGTGATGGAATAAACCATGAAATAGATGAACTAAATAAACAAAATGAAGTATTATATTCAAAACTAGAATTAATAAAGAATCATATTTTAAATATTTTAAATGCAAAAGACTCAAACTTTGTAAGTATAAATAGACTTGATAAAGAAGGTTTTTATTTAAGTCTTACAAAGAATAGATATAACCTAATAAAAGATGAGTTGTCAAACTCACATATTATCATTGATGATGATTTACTTCTTTTCAAAGATTTTAACTATAAAGTACAAACTACTTCGGTAAAAATCTCTTGTAAACTTACAGATGAAATTTCAGATAAATATGTGCATAACCTAAGAAAAATCATTGAACTAAACAAACTGGTATTTAAAGAGAAACTAAATGAATTTGAAAAGAAGTTTGCAACACTACTTGAAGAGTTAGTTCAGTTTATTGCTGAGGTTGATTTAACAGTTTCAAATATCAAAACAGCAAAAAAATACAATTATGTTTGTCCAAAGATAGTTAAAACTAAAGATGATGAAAACTTTTTAGAGTTAGTTGAACTTAGACATCCAATTATTGAAGCAAATGAAGAGCAGGGGATTTATGTACCAAATGATATTATCTTAGGAGAATTATCCCTTGCAAAAGATGAGTTAAAAGATAATGTGATTATCAAAAACTCAAATCCTATAAATATGTTCGATAATAAAATGCATGGTATTTTACTTTATGGAATAAACTCTTCAGGTAAATCTTCACTTATGAAATCAATTGGGATTGCAGTTATTTTAGCTCAAGCAGGTTTTTATGTACCAGCAAAATCAATGAGATTCTCTATTTTTGATTCTGTATTTACTAGAATTAGCGGAGCTGATAATATAGCAAAAGGGCTTTCTTCTTTTGCAGTTGAAATGCTTGAACTTAAAAATATTTTTAATCGTGCATCAAAAAGGTCACTAATCTTAGGGGATGAAATCTCTCATAGTACAGAGACAATGAGTGGTTTATCTATTGTGGCAAGTGCTATTTTAAAACTAGCAAAATTAGAATCAATCTTTGTTTTTGCAACACACTTACATCAACTTCCAGAAATAAAAGAGATAGAAAACCTTAAAAATATAATTTCACTTCACTTATCTGTAATGTATCAAGATGAAGAAGATAAACTAATCTTTGATAGAAAACTAAAACATGGAAGTGGTTCTTCTATGTATGGTTTAGAGTATGCAAAATCACTTCATATGGATAGAGAGTTTTTAAGTGTGGCAAATGATATTAGAAAGCGTTTAACTGATGATTATGATAAAGTTGAAAGACTAACTCATAAGAAGACTTCAAAATACAATAAAGATGTTTTTGCTTCTACTTGTGTTATTTGTGGAAGAGCTTGTGATGATGTTCACCACATAAAAGAACAAGCAAGGGCAAATAAAGATGGCTTTATAGGACATATAAACCAAAATCATAAATACAACTTAATACCTTTATGTAAATTACATCATAAAATGGTACATGAAGGGAAAGTAAATATAAATGGTTTTGTAGCTACAAGTAAAGGTTTGGAGCTACATTATACTATGACAGAAGAGCAAGAGTAAAGTTTAAACTTTACTCTTTAGTAGTCAGCCTTTTCACCATTTTTTAGTATCTCTTTTGTAAATCTAATTACCTTATTTCTTCCTGTTTCTTTTGCCTCATAAAGACAAAGGTCTGCATATTTAATAGATTTCCAGAATTGATCTGTATCTGCAGGGAAGAATGAGTATCCAATACTTACAGTTTTACTAAATGATTCGTTATTAAAAGTAAATACAATTTTTGCAAACTCTTCATTTATTCTTTTTGCTAATTCTTGAGCACTCTCTTCTGTTGGATTTTTCATAATAATTAAGAATTCTTCTCCACCGAATCTTATAATAAATTCATTAGGAGAAATATTTTCTTGCATTGTCTTAGAAAGTTTTTGCAAGATAGCATCACCAGCATCATGTCCATAAGTATCATTTATCATTTTAAAGTAATCAATATCTAAGAACATAATTGCATAAGTAGTATCTTGCGCAAGCTCATTTGGCATAGTTTTTTCTACAAATTCATCAAGATACTTTCTATTATAAAGTCCAGTTAATCCATCAACTAAGTTTCTTTGTCTTAGAACATCCATTAACATTCTACTTTCTAAAATAGGCTTTGTCTCTTCAAGATATTTTTTGATAATACCGATTTGGTATTTATTATGTTTAGAACACTCTTTATTATCACATAAAATGTGAATAGTGATTGATTTTTGTTCATTTATTGTAAATGGTATGCATGTGTATTCTATAGAGTTTTCACATTTTGCTATTCTACATATTTCAGGGAAATTCTCTGAACATATGATATTAGAAGTTCTTTCTGCTCTACAAAGCTCTTTAATATCGTTTCTTAAATCACAACATGGTTTTATATCTTTTGGACCATAAATTATTTTTCTTTCATCTTTTTGTATATCATTTTCAAAGATATAAAAATCTTTAACTTTTAGTTTATCTTTTAAAACTTGTATTAATCTATAATAAATATCTTCTTTTGATAAATCTGTCTCAATAGTCTTTTTAAAGTTATAAATTTCTGATATGTCTTCAATTATCTCTTTTGCCGTAAGAAGTTTGTCATTATTTAAGTTTGTTGACCTATTATGTACAAAGGCAGTAAGATTTTTTTCAATTCCTGTTAAAACAGTTTCTAGTTTTTCAATGATTTCATTTAACCACATAAAGGCTTCTTTATCTTCTTTAAGTATTCCTTTAGGTGCTCTTACTGAATAATCACCTTCATGTACTTGTTTTAAAGTATGTGTTATTGAGTCAAATGAAGTAGTATAAGGTTTAATTTTTTTGCTAATAAAAATTAAAATAAAAATTAAAAATAGAATGACAATAGCAATAATATTAAGTAAAATAGCGATATTTGATATTCTATCTTCTTGTATATCAAGTTTTATAGATATTGCACCTAAAACATCACCTTCTTTTGCATTATGGCAACTTAAACAGTTTGGTTTATCCATTGCTGAAGCCACATAAGGTATTGTTATTCTTAATGATGCGTTTTTTAAGCTTTCATCAATTACAACTTCTTCTTTTCCTGTTTTTAAAACTTTCTTATCTATTTCGTCCCTTGGAAGCTCATTAGTTGCTTCAGTACCAAATTGTTCAGATATTTTTGGAGATCTAGTGACCCATAATTCGTTTAATTCAACCATTCTTTCTAAACTATCTAAAAATACATCTCTTTGATGCATATTTCCATTTACCATATGAGAAGTTAAACTACTTTTTACAATCTCCGCTGTTAAATAAGCTCTTTTTTTAGCTCCCGCATAGCCACTTTCTCTTGAACCTATTGCAACTAATGCCACAATAATAAGTGTTAAAAGTGTAACCATTGAAAAAATAATAAGAGTTATCTTTTTATTAGAATTCATTTGTCTTCCTAGGGACTTAAATTATTTTTATGTATATTAGCATAAACTATTTTATTAACATATTACTTTAAGGAAGAAATTATACTTTTTTACATATTTTATTTTGAATTTTATGAATTTACTTAAAGTTAGAACCTAAAAGCGATTAATCTTCTTGGACTTCAGGAAGTTTTTTTGCTAAATAAATAGCCAATAATCCTACAAAAGATAAAAACAGAATAATTCCTCCAACACCAATAAGTGAACTAAGACTTCCAATTAAACCACTTAGAAGTAGGATAAAACCTATTAAAGTATTACTTACAGCTACATAACTTGTTCTTTTATTTCCTTCGGCTAAATCAGTAATGTAAGTTTTTCTTCCTATTCTTATACCTTGATATCCAATACTTAAAATAAAATAGATAATAGGCATAACCCAAATAGTTGTAAAAATTTCTTTATAAAAAATATCTAGAAAAGATACTAAGAAACCAACAATAGTTGCAATAGTTGCTCCAATAATCATAACTTTTTTACTAGAAACATCAGAAAATTTACCCCAAAAATTTGCAGATAATAAATCAGCTAAACCACTTGACAGAATAAATAGTCCTAAAAGATAAGCATTTGAATCACTGTTTTGTTGAGCTATAATTACAAAAAAAGGTGCAGATAAAACAGAACAAAGAAATAAAGCCCTTGTAATAACAAAAAGTCTAAATGGCTTATCTGTTTTTAAAATAGAAAGTTCTTTTATAGCTACTGTAAAAGCATTTCCTCCACCAGCTGTTTCTCCTGGATACTCTTTTATTTGTCCATAAGTAATAGAAGCTAATATCCAAAAAAAGCCTGCAAGTGAAAGTAAAACTCCAAAGTGTTGAGCCATAAAAGGTTTTTCACCATTTAGTAAAAAGTAAACGCCTAAGACAACAACAAGTAAACCAGCAAGCATTCCAGACAAACCATTTAATGCTCCACGTCTTGTTTTTGGAATAGTTTTTCCAAGAACGTCTTTTGCTGCAACAGAGCATAAACCTCTTGATAAACTTAAAGCTGTAAGTAAAGCAATGATTGCAAAGCCAGCACTTAAGCCTTCCATATTCCAAGCAACAAGAGCTATACCAAACATACATAAAGCTTGTAAAAAAGTTCCTAATGACCAAACCCATTTTCTAATAGGAAGTTTTCTAATAAAACTTGCTATAAATAGTTGAGGAATGAGTGAACCAGACTCCTTTATTGGGACTAAAAAACTTATTAAAAAGACAGGAACATTTAAACTTTCCATTATCCAAGGTAAGACAACTTTTGCATTTGCTATTGCATCTGCAAGTTTATTAAAAAAGTAGCTAATAATTGTAAGAAGAAAATTACCAGGCACAACTTTACAAGCATTTTCATCTATTGCTTTGCAAACTCTGGCATCTTCTTCATTTACAATTTTATTGTAAATATTATCAGGATTGAATTTTTTTAAAGGCATTTTTGTTTTCTACAAAGCTTTAAATCCTTCTTCTAAGTCAAGGGTACCTTCATAAAAAGCTTTTCCAACGATTACACCTGCAATATTTCCATTTGCTTTGCAAGAAGTTATATCGTTGATATCTTTTACTCCACCAGAAGCAATAGTTTCAACACCGCTTGCTAGTGCAATCGATTCTGTAAACTCTACATTTACTCCACAAAGCATTCCATCTTTAGAAATATCAGTACAAATAATTGCTTCAACACCAGCATTTGCAAATTCACGAGCAAGATCAGTTGCTTTCATAGTTGATACTTCTGCCCAACCTTCAACTGCAACCATTCCATTCATAGCATCAATTCCAACAGCAATTGGATATTTTGAAGCCATATCTTTTACAAACTGTGGATCTTTTACAGCAATCGAACCTAAAATTAGTCTATCAATTCCAAGTTCAACATACATCTTGATAGTTTCTTCATCTCTGATTCCACCACCAACTTCAATTTTTAGATTACAATTTTCTTTGATCTTTTTGATTTGTTCTAAGTTTGCTGGACTGCCTTTAAATGCACCATTTAAATCAACAACATGAACCCATTTACTTCCTAATTCTTCAAATCTTTTTGCTACTTGCCAAGGCTCATCTGAATAGATTTTTGCACTATCCATAAGTCCTTTACTAAGTCTTACAGCTTTTCCATCTTTAAGATCAATTGCTGGTAAAATGTCCATTTTAATAAGTTCTCCTATTTAATATTCATAAAATTTTTAAGTATTTTTAATCCATTATCGTGTGATTTTTCTGGATGTGGTTGAAACCCATAAACGTTCTGTTTGTGTACGGCACTTACAAAGTCATATCCATACTCTGTAGTTCCAATTACATTTTTAGGATCTGTAACTGCATGGTATGAGTGTACAAAATATAAATATGGATTAGTTAAGCCTTCAAATAGTGTGTGTTCATTTGAAGTTTTAATTACATTCCAACCCATATGAGGAACTTTTGTATCTTCATGCATTTTTGATTTGTCAAATTTTACAACTTTCCCATCTATTAAACCTAAACCTTCATTATTTCCAAACTCTTCAGAACTTTCAAAAAGAAGTTGCATTCCAAGGCAAATACCAATCATAGGTTTTCCACTTTTTGCAAATTCGTAAATTGCTTCTTTCATACCTGTTTCATTTAGGTTTTGCATTGCATCACCAAAAGCACCAACACCTGGTAAAATAATTCTATCAAAGTTTTTTAATTCATTAGGGTCTTTTACAAAAGTGGCTTTTTCATCAAGTAGATGACAGGCATTGTAAACTGAAGCAAGATTTCCCATATTATAATCGATAATTCCAACCAAAATTATATCCTTTAAAAAAATGAGATTATACTAAATTTTTGCATCAGCTAGGGTTAAAGAAAATAAAACTTGATTGTTTTTTTCTTCACAAGCCTTTTTTGCTTCAAGTATTGTTGTTCCTGTTGTTATTAAATCATCTATTAAAATTATAGTTTTATTTGATACTTTAATATCAAATTTCCTTTTATTTTTCTTTCTAAATTTTAAATTTCGACCTGCATATTTGACTATATTTGTTGCTTTACATTTTCCATATAGTGGTTTTATATATTCTGATTTTAGATGTTTTGATAAAATGGCAGTTTGAGAAAACTCATGCCTAGTGTGCTCATCTATAGCTATAGAATAAACCAATTGCTCAAATTTGAAATTTTGTGCAAATCTTTTAAAAGATAGTTTGCCTAAAGTATTAAATACTCTATCTCCATGAAAATAATATTTTGAAGTTAAAAAATCTTCAATCTCTGTAAAAGAGTAAAAAGAATAATTATAAAAACCATCTTCTAGTTCTCTTTTATGAAAAGAGGGTGTTAATAGCTTCTTTTGACAAGTTTTACATATAATATTTAGACTAAAGGTTTCACAAGATATACATTTCATAATAATTTATATTATTAATATTTTCTTTATAAACTAATTAAGTTTTAAGTTTATATTACATATGATTGCTTATTCATATGTACATATAAAGGAATTTAAAATGAGTAATGAGTGTTGTGACCATTCAAATGAAGTAAAAAAAGTAAAGAAAACATTGATTAATGAAGAGACTTTATATGATGTTGCAGAACTTTTCAAGGCATATGCTGATACAACAAGAATAAAAATTATTTCAGTATTAAAAGAAGAAGAGTTATGTGTTGGAGCTATAAGTGAACTTATAAATGTAAGTCAGTCAGCGGTTTCCCATCAATTAAGAGTATTAAAAAATTCAAAAATTGTTAAACCTAGACGTGAGGGAAAACAAATGTACTATTCACTTGACGATGAACACATCAAAAAAATATACGATATGGGCTTAGAGCATATAGTAAAAGGTTAAGAGGAATAATTATGCAAAAAGTAAAATTACAAAATTTAGATTGCGCTAATTGTGCAGGTAAGATAGAAAAAAGATTAAATGAATTAGATGAATTATCAAATGTAAGGCTTAATTTCTCAACATCAACTTTGAGTTTTGAGCAAAATACAAGTGAAAACTTATTAGACAAAATAGAAAAAGAGATTCAAAATATAGAGAAAGAAGTAGTTATTTCAAGAGATGAAGATAAAAGTCAAAGAACTTTTTGGCAACTACTTGATAAAAAGCTTTTAGTTATTACCTTAGTATCTATTGTATTAACATATATTTCTTATAACTATATTCAAAATGAGATTTTACAGTTAGCAATTTATCTATTAGCATATTTTTTAGTTGGATGGGATGTATTATCT includes these proteins:
- a CDS encoding helix-turn-helix transcriptional regulator, whose amino-acid sequence is MSNECCDHSNEVKKVKKTLINEETLYDVAELFKAYADTTRIKIISVLKEEELCVGAISELINVSQSAVSHQLRVLKNSKIVKPRREGKQMYYSLDDEHIKKIYDMGLEHIVKG
- a CDS encoding phosphoribosyltransferase, producing MKCISCETFSLNIICKTCQKKLLTPSFHKRELEDGFYNYSFYSFTEIEDFLTSKYYFHGDRVFNTLGKLSFKRFAQNFKFEQLVYSIAIDEHTRHEFSQTAILSKHLKSEYIKPLYGKCKATNIVKYAGRNLKFRKKNKRKFDIKVSNKTIILIDDLITTGTTILEAKKACEEKNNQVLFSLTLADAKI
- the hisH gene encoding imidazole glycerol phosphate synthase subunit HisH, producing the protein MVGIIDYNMGNLASVYNACHLLDEKATFVKDPNELKNFDRIILPGVGAFGDAMQNLNETGMKEAIYEFAKSGKPMIGICLGMQLLFESSEEFGNNEGLGLIDGKVVKFDKSKMHEDTKVPHMGWNVIKTSNEHTLFEGLTNPYLYFVHSYHAVTDPKNVIGTTEYGYDFVSAVHKQNVYGFQPHPEKSHDNGLKILKNFMNIK
- a CDS encoding MFS transporter; translation: MPLKKFNPDNIYNKIVNEEDARVCKAIDENACKVVPGNFLLTIISYFFNKLADAIANAKVVLPWIMESLNVPVFLISFLVPIKESGSLIPQLFIASFIRKLPIRKWVWSLGTFLQALCMFGIALVAWNMEGLSAGFAIIALLTALSLSRGLCSVAAKDVLGKTIPKTRRGALNGLSGMLAGLLVVVLGVYFLLNGEKPFMAQHFGVLLSLAGFFWILASITYGQIKEYPGETAGGGNAFTVAIKELSILKTDKPFRLFVITRALFLCSVLSAPFFVIIAQQNSDSNAYLLGLFILSSGLADLLSANFWGKFSDVSSKKVMIIGATIATIVGFLVSFLDIFYKEIFTTIWVMPIIYFILSIGYQGIRIGRKTYITDLAEGNKRTSYVAVSNTLIGFILLLSGLIGSLSSLIGVGGIILFLSFVGLLAIYLAKKLPEVQED
- the hisA gene encoding 1-(5-phosphoribosyl)-5-[(5-phosphoribosylamino)methylideneamino]imidazole-4-carboxamide isomerase is translated as MDILPAIDLKDGKAVRLSKGLMDSAKIYSDEPWQVAKRFEELGSKWVHVVDLNGAFKGSPANLEQIKKIKENCNLKIEVGGGIRDEETIKMYVELGIDRLILGSIAVKDPQFVKDMASKYPIAVGIDAMNGMVAVEGWAEVSTMKATDLAREFANAGVEAIICTDISKDGMLCGVNVEFTESIALASGVETIASGGVKDINDITSCKANGNIAGVIVGKAFYEGTLDLEEGFKAL